The sequence below is a genomic window from Desulfovibrio sp. Fe33.
CGGTTACGACAAGGCCGCCCAAATCGCCCACCACGCCCACAAGACGGGGCAAAGCCTGCGCCACGCCGCCCTGGAACTCGGCTTGGTGACGGCCGAGGAGTTCGATCGTGTGGTGGTTCCCGAAAGGATGATCCGTCCCCGGGAGTAGGAGCGAAGAGTTTCCCAGCCACATGAAAAAAGGGCCGACGGTTTGCGCCGTCGGCCCTTCGTCGTTCGACTTCGCGCCGGTTATTCCAGCGTTTTGATGAAGGCGTCGGCCTCGGCGATGGACTTGTCCATTTCCTTGATGAGGGCGTCCACGTCGGTGCGGATGGAGGTCAGTTCGCCTTCGAGGGAGGCCACGGCCTTGGCGTTGAGATTGTGCTTGAGGTAGAGGACCTGGTCCTCGAAGGCCTCCAGCACGGGATACATCTTCTTTTCCGCGTTGCGCATGGCCTTGATGAGGCCGTTGTACCGCTTCTTGGTGGCGGTGAGCTTCTGCTGGCTGGAGCGGCGCAGCTTGGCGCTGGAGTAGAGTTGGATTTCCTTGTTCCACTCGTCGAACAGGGCTTCGGCCACATCCTCCACGGAGTCGATGCGGGACTTGACCCGTTCGGCTTCGTCCTTGCAATCCTCGTATTCGCCGTTGAGCCTGTCGTAGACCTCCTGAAGCTGCCCGCCGTCAAAGGCGACCACGGACCGGAACTGCTCCAGCGCGGAGGCGAATTGCTCCTTGGCGTCCTTCTGGGATTCGCGGGCGTTTTCCACCCGGTCGGACAGGATTTCGCGTTTGTCGTAACCCATGGACTCCATGGCGGAGTAGTAGGTTTTCGAGCAGCCGTAGGCGGCGAAAAGGGTGAGGGCGGACAGGACCAGGACAAGCCGTTTCATATAGGACTCCTTGGATTCGACGTGTAGTAAGCGGTGCATACAATAAAGGTCCGGGTTGGGCAAACCTATGGACGTTGGACGAGCAGGGAGCGCGCGGCGCGGACCAAGGCGTCGGTGAACCCGGTCAGGCGCGCGGATTCCAGGTTCCAGCAATGCCAGTGCAGCCGGACGGTGAAGATGCGGCCGGGCAGCAGATCCACGAGCTCGCCCCGTTTGAGGCCGGGGTCGGCCTGCTGGTCCGGAAGCATTCCGGACACCCTGCCTGAAGCCACGGCCTCGGGAAATTTTTCGGACGACGGCAGATAGAAGGGCGCGCGCAGGGCGGGACGCTCGCCCAGGGCTTCGGCCAGCAATGCCTCATGCATGATGTCCTTGCGGTTGAAAACGAGGATCGGAGCCCTTTCGGCAGCCCGCAATGTAAGGCCGTCAGGGTACCATTTCATTTTGTATGACGCAGAGCCGTACAAACGGTAGTCCATGTCGCCGAGATATTCCACGCGGCACCCCTGGACCGGATCGGCTCGGTCGGAGACGCAGCCGATGACCTCTCCCGCCTTGAGGAGCTTGAGGGTCTCGGCCTGGTCGTCCACGGACAGGTCGAGGAGCACCGGTTCGGCGTCGAGATAGGAATTTACGGCGGGGAAAAACCATGTCGCCAGGGAATCGGCGTTGACGCCCACGGCCAGGGTGTCGAATCCCTCACGGTTTCGGCCCGCTCCTGCGGACAGGTCTTCTTCGAGCCGCCGGACCTGCCGGTAATGCCTGAGCATGTCCCGGCCCGCCTCGGTGGGCCGCGGCGGCGAGGAGCGCACGAGCAGCACGCATCCGGCCTGTTCCTCCAACAGCTTGACCCGTTGGGACACGGCTCCCTGAGTAAGGTGCAGCATTCGCGCACCCTTTTCGAACCCGCCTTCGCTGATAACGGCCGCGAAGGCCTCGACCAACTTGTAATCCAACATCCAATATTATTAGCAATATTAATGACTGTTGAAAACAATTAGTTTTACACAATCCGTCCTGCCCGCCTACAACCGTGCCGACAACAATCGCCCTCTTCTCTCGCAGCGACGGGAAAAGCTCGGCAAAGATATGGGGATGGGGGCCGGGAGCAAACGGAAATGACGCCATTCATACAGGGATACGCCATGGGCGGCGGGTTGATCGTGGCCATAGGCGCGCAGAACGCGTTCGTGCTGACGCAGGGAGTGCGGCGCAATCACCATCTGGCGGTGGCGGCGTTGTGCATCCTGTGCGACGGGCTGCTCATCGGGCTGGGCGTGACGGGCGTGGGCGCGGCCGTGGCGTCGAATCCGACGTTGGGGCGCATTGCGGCATGGGGAGGAGCCGCGTTCCTGGCGTGGTACGGGCGGGCGGGTTCTGGCTCCCCTGTTTTCCCGTGACGTATCGTGGCGCATCCTGGACGGGGCGG
It includes:
- a CDS encoding LysR family transcriptional regulator ArgP — encoded protein: MLDYKLVEAFAAVISEGGFEKGARMLHLTQGAVSQRVKLLEEQAGCVLLVRSSPPRPTEAGRDMLRHYRQVRRLEEDLSAGAGRNREGFDTLAVGVNADSLATWFFPAVNSYLDAEPVLLDLSVDDQAETLKLLKAGEVIGCVSDRADPVQGCRVEYLGDMDYRLYGSASYKMKWYPDGLTLRAAERAPILVFNRKDIMHEALLAEALGERPALRAPFYLPSSEKFPEAVASGRVSGMLPDQQADPGLKRGELVDLLPGRIFTVRLHWHCWNLESARLTGFTDALVRAARSLLVQRP
- a CDS encoding DUF2959 domain-containing protein: MKRLVLVLSALTLFAAYGCSKTYYSAMESMGYDKREILSDRVENARESQKDAKEQFASALEQFRSVVAFDGGQLQEVYDRLNGEYEDCKDEAERVKSRIDSVEDVAEALFDEWNKEIQLYSSAKLRRSSQQKLTATKKRYNGLIKAMRNAEKKMYPVLEAFEDQVLYLKHNLNAKAVASLEGELTSIRTDVDALIKEMDKSIAEADAFIKTLE